A single Stigmatopora argus isolate UIUO_Sarg chromosome 7, RoL_Sarg_1.0, whole genome shotgun sequence DNA region contains:
- the slc43a3a gene encoding solute carrier family 43 member 3a isoform X1 codes for MQSDTTGTTRLLYWLTFFSGMLECLCFAGIVFGYASLVFVLKEDGYFSQLCVSDLERNGTTTVKDCTRQDEMFSLVFTVASFLNNFMNIFSGFLFDYFGTMVTRLLAISLYTTGTLLVTISNATFSFLLFPALSCIAVGGMLLLMTNMQVGNLFPTHRSTIITLYSGAFDSSSAVFLFIKVLHEQGISMRSSFLFLSFCSIIHIVRTFTLMPRKHIPYPLPQHYTYGVKCGNSNSYNVEHNMTDEALEVTSKPSCRMNIPNNETDLNPSGDVASFRSCVLSWFFLWQLLWLSIMQLRHYFFIGTLNPSLIRLGQNDANLVSRYTNAFALTQLCGVLCAPWNGLILDRHKGKPLCPGELGITMGVSIVTKHLAFIIHHCKGVCSMHRSAFLTKCLFVGETEQEADMRAALVSLFLTSLQCLLFSLCASIPFLPLQYFTFALQVINRAFLYGGNAAFINIVFPACHFGKLYGLVMSMSSVISLLQYPCFALVKGPLGGDPFYVDIALTLITLLAFIHPLFVFIHCKKIAHLRRNRQSVTLNAKVLE; via the exons ATGCAGAGTGATACGACTGGTACGACGAGGCTTCTTTACTGGCTGACCTTTTTTTCTGGGATGCTTGAGTGTCTCTGTTTTGCTGGTATCGTGTTTGGGTATGCCTCCCTAGTTTTTGTCCTAAAGGAGGATGGCTACTTCAGCCAGCTTTGTGTCAGTGATCTAGAAAGAAATGGCACAACCACTGTTAAAG ACTGCACTAGACAAGATGAGATGTTTAGTCTGGTCTTCACAGTTGCATCTTTCCTCAACAACTTCATGAATATATTTAGCGGCTTTCTTTTTGATTACTTTGGCACAATGGTGACCAGGCTCCTGGCaat ATCTCTTTACACTACTGGAACCCTTCTTGTGACCATTTCAAATGCAA CATTTTCATTCCTGCTTTTTCCTGCCTTATCCTGCATTGCTGTGGGAGGAATGCTGCTCCTAATGACAAACATGCAG GTGGGCAACTTGTTTCCAACTCACCGGTCCACCATCATCACCCTCTACAGTGGTGCATTTGACTCCTCTTCAGCTGTGTTTCTCTTCATTAAG GTTCTACATGAACAAGGCATCTCAATGCGCTCCTCCTTCCTTTTTCTGTCCTTTTGTTCCATTATACACATTGTGCGAACATTCACTCTTATGCCCAGGAAACATATCCCTTACCCGCTGCCACAGCACTACACCTATGG CGTGAAATGCGGAAACAGCAACTCGTACAACGTGGAGCACAATATGACAGATGAAGCCTTAGAAGTTACAAGCAAGCCAAGCTGCAGAATGAACATACCCAACAATGAGACAGATCTTAATCCATCTGGAGACG TGGCAAGTTTTAGGAGTTGCGTGCTGTCCTGGTTCTTCTTGTGGCAACTGCTATGGTTGTCCATCATGCAATTGAGACATTACTTCTTCATCGGCACCCTTAACCCTTCACTCATCCGACTGGGCCAAAATGATGCCAACCTGG TGAGTCGGTATACCAATGCCTTTGCCTTGACGCAGTTGTGTGGGGTATTGTGTGCCCCCTGGAATGGACTCATACTAGACAGACACAAGGGAAAACCGCTTTGTCCTGGTGAATTGGGGATTACGATGGGTGTTAGCATAGTGACAAAACATTTAGCATTCATTATTCATCATTGTAAAGGAGTCTGTAGTATGCACAGATCTGCATTCCTAACCAAGTGTTTGTTTGTAGGAGAAACAGAGCAGGAGGCTGATATGCGTGCTGCGTTGGTGTCTCTGTTCCTGACTTCCCTCCAGTGCTTGCTCTTTTCCTTATGTGCCTCCATTCCCTTCTTGCCCTTACAGTACTTTACATTTGCCTTGCAAGTCATTAATCGCGCCTTCCTTTATGGGGGAAATGCAGCCTTCATTAACATTGT TTTTCCAGCTTGTCACTTTGGGAAACTGTATGGCCTTGTCATGTCTATGTCATCAGTAATCTCACTACTTCAGTACCCCTGCTTTGCACTGGTCAAAGGACCGCTTGGTGGAGATCCTTTTTAT GTGGACATTGCCCTCACGCTCATCACTCTCCTGGCATTCATCCATCCCTTGTTTGTCTTTATCCACTGTAAGAAAATAGCCCACCTTAGGAGGAACAGACAAAGTGTCACACTTAATGCCAAAGTACTTGAGTGA
- the slc43a3a gene encoding solute carrier family 43 member 3a isoform X2 — translation MQSDTTGTTRLLYWLTFFSGMLECLCFAGIVFGYASLVFVLKEDGYFSQLCVSDLERNGTTTVKDCTRQDEMFSLVFTVASFLNNFMNIFSGFLFDYFGTMVTRLLAISLYTTGTLLVTISNATFSFLLFPALSCIAVGGMLLLMTNMQVGNLFPTHRSTIITLYSGAFDSSSAVFLFIKVLHEQGISMRSSFLFLSFCSIIHIVRTFTLMPRKHIPYPLPQHYTYGVKCGNSNSYNVEHNMTDEALEVTSKPSCRMNIPNNETDLNPSGDVASFRSCVLSWFFLWQLLWLSIMQLRHYFFIGTLNPSLIRLGQNDANLVSRYTNAFALTQLCGVLCAPWNGLILDRHKGKPLCPGETEQEADMRAALVSLFLTSLQCLLFSLCASIPFLPLQYFTFALQVINRAFLYGGNAAFINIVFPACHFGKLYGLVMSMSSVISLLQYPCFALVKGPLGGDPFYVDIALTLITLLAFIHPLFVFIHCKKIAHLRRNRQSVTLNAKVLE, via the exons ATGCAGAGTGATACGACTGGTACGACGAGGCTTCTTTACTGGCTGACCTTTTTTTCTGGGATGCTTGAGTGTCTCTGTTTTGCTGGTATCGTGTTTGGGTATGCCTCCCTAGTTTTTGTCCTAAAGGAGGATGGCTACTTCAGCCAGCTTTGTGTCAGTGATCTAGAAAGAAATGGCACAACCACTGTTAAAG ACTGCACTAGACAAGATGAGATGTTTAGTCTGGTCTTCACAGTTGCATCTTTCCTCAACAACTTCATGAATATATTTAGCGGCTTTCTTTTTGATTACTTTGGCACAATGGTGACCAGGCTCCTGGCaat ATCTCTTTACACTACTGGAACCCTTCTTGTGACCATTTCAAATGCAA CATTTTCATTCCTGCTTTTTCCTGCCTTATCCTGCATTGCTGTGGGAGGAATGCTGCTCCTAATGACAAACATGCAG GTGGGCAACTTGTTTCCAACTCACCGGTCCACCATCATCACCCTCTACAGTGGTGCATTTGACTCCTCTTCAGCTGTGTTTCTCTTCATTAAG GTTCTACATGAACAAGGCATCTCAATGCGCTCCTCCTTCCTTTTTCTGTCCTTTTGTTCCATTATACACATTGTGCGAACATTCACTCTTATGCCCAGGAAACATATCCCTTACCCGCTGCCACAGCACTACACCTATGG CGTGAAATGCGGAAACAGCAACTCGTACAACGTGGAGCACAATATGACAGATGAAGCCTTAGAAGTTACAAGCAAGCCAAGCTGCAGAATGAACATACCCAACAATGAGACAGATCTTAATCCATCTGGAGACG TGGCAAGTTTTAGGAGTTGCGTGCTGTCCTGGTTCTTCTTGTGGCAACTGCTATGGTTGTCCATCATGCAATTGAGACATTACTTCTTCATCGGCACCCTTAACCCTTCACTCATCCGACTGGGCCAAAATGATGCCAACCTGG TGAGTCGGTATACCAATGCCTTTGCCTTGACGCAGTTGTGTGGGGTATTGTGTGCCCCCTGGAATGGACTCATACTAGACAGACACAAGGGAAAACCGCTTTGTCCTG GAGAAACAGAGCAGGAGGCTGATATGCGTGCTGCGTTGGTGTCTCTGTTCCTGACTTCCCTCCAGTGCTTGCTCTTTTCCTTATGTGCCTCCATTCCCTTCTTGCCCTTACAGTACTTTACATTTGCCTTGCAAGTCATTAATCGCGCCTTCCTTTATGGGGGAAATGCAGCCTTCATTAACATTGT TTTTCCAGCTTGTCACTTTGGGAAACTGTATGGCCTTGTCATGTCTATGTCATCAGTAATCTCACTACTTCAGTACCCCTGCTTTGCACTGGTCAAAGGACCGCTTGGTGGAGATCCTTTTTAT GTGGACATTGCCCTCACGCTCATCACTCTCCTGGCATTCATCCATCCCTTGTTTGTCTTTATCCACTGTAAGAAAATAGCCCACCTTAGGAGGAACAGACAAAGTGTCACACTTAATGCCAAAGTACTTGAGTGA